The Drechmeria coniospora strain ARSEF 6962 chromosome 02, whole genome shotgun sequence genome has a segment encoding these proteins:
- a CDS encoding siderophore biosynthesis protein, whose protein sequence is MSHAARRATQRLAQQARSWSGRPSAALSPGSCTSTTRLGGRHAASRMTRKAPDGEERQTTPESARRSVKNRPCMRERSNALLKATANDPTGGDETHGRLLTTPTRLLKLILPIPFHPEPEHIEASSEGRKEWGDKAVEPLALLIHPNQPLSYLERLIQAEMPPMRVRGREKLPEIVFRAEGERKKGTERPIDDGRGGAHVAAHSGLGCQGPARRDTTWVRWSGSTEVGDFIRDAARRREFAVAIEGHPRALRVAVPSFEDRTHYMRLRLRTMSRQVEVMAGVKKECDELAHKGAHRLAEGGFVLLSSWWGVVYYVTFHTDMGWDLVEPVTYLAGLASIMGGYLWFLFISRDLSYKAAMKLTVTKRQKALYQERGFDPQRWEQATHEANLLRREIRTVATEYDVAWDEMKDLGGERIKDALERERKGRKGEEKEGEEKEGEGKEGEGKEGEEKEGGKEDERRGDNEGAEEAMAGETSPTEKKTVSR, encoded by the exons ATGAGCCATGCAGCTCGACGGGCAACGCAGCGTCTTGCCCAGCAGGCACGAAGCTGGTCAGGCAGGCCATCCGCGGCCCTCAGTCCGGGCTCGTGTACGTCCACCACGAGGTTGGGAGGTCGGCACGCCGCCAGCAGGATGACAAGGAAGGCGCCGGACGGGGAGGAGCGCCAGACGACGCCGGAGAGCGCCCGGAGAAGCGTCAAGAACCGGCCTTGCATGCGGGAGCGGAGTAATGCACTCCTCAAGGCGACGGCCAACGACCCGACGGGTGGCGATGAGACGCACG GACGGCTCCTGACGACGCCGACCCGATTGCTCAAGCTGATTCTCCCGATACCCTTCCACCCCGAGCCAGAGCACATCGAGGCGAGCTCTGAGGGGCGAAAGGAGTGGGGtgacaaggccgtcgagccgttGGCCCTCCTGATTCATCCGAACCAGCCGTTGTCGTACCTCGAGCGGCTCATTCAAGCCGagatgccgccgatgcgggTGCGTGGCCGAGAGAAGCTCCCGGAAATTGTCTTCCGCGCCGAGGGAGAGCGCAAGAAGGGCACAGAGCGTCCGATCGATGACGGTCGAGGGGGCGCCCATGTCGCCGCCCACTCGGGCCTCGGATGTCAAGGTCCGGCGAGACGCGACACAACATGGGTACGGTGGAGCGGCAGCACCGAGGTGGGCGACTTCAtccgcgacgccgcccgccgtcgcGAGTTTGCCGTGGCCATCGAGGGCCATCCCCGGGCGTTGCGGGTGGCGGTGCCGAGCTTCGAGGATCGCACGCACTACATGCGGCTCCGTCTGCGGACCATGTCGCGGCAGGTCGAGGTCATGGCGGGCGTCAAGAAGGAGtgcgacgagctcgcccaCAAGGGCGCTCACCgtctcgccgagggcggcttcGTGCTCCTGTCGTCCTGGTGGGGCGTCGTCTACTACGTCACCTTTCACACCGACATGGGCTgggacctcgtcgagcccgtgACGTACCTCGCCGGCTTGGCCTCCATCATGGGCGGATACCTCTGGTTCCTCTTCATCAGCCGGGACCTCAGCTACAAGGCGGCCATGAAGCTGACGGTGACGAAGCGGCAGAAGGCCCTCTACCAGGAGCGAGGCTTCGACCCGCAACGGTGGGAGCAGGCGACGCACGAGGCCAACCTGCTTCGAAGGGAGATACGAACCGTGGCCACCGAGTACGACGTCGCGTGGGACGAGATGaaggacctcggcggcgagaggatCAAGGATGCGCTGGAGCGGGAGAGGAAAGGGAGGAagggcgaggagaaggagggcgaggagaaggagggcgaggggaaggagggcgaggggaaggagggcgaggagaaggagggcgggaaggaggacgagaggaggGGCGACAATGAGGGGGCAGAGGAAGCAATGGCAGGGGAGACGTCCCCGACCGAGAAGAAAACCGTGTCGAGGTAA